In the Parasteatoda tepidariorum isolate YZ-2023 chromosome 3, CAS_Ptep_4.0, whole genome shotgun sequence genome, one interval contains:
- the LOC122270783 gene encoding MYND-type zinc finger-containing chromatin reader Zmynd8, whose translation MLEQKINNNEVTNRDKKRKGKTPVESEKEPKRIKKTNSDHDSYCWKCHNIVTKIENLPEIECSTCPRSFHSYCIKSTKIDKDRSCYVCQQQSDVKTTSTIDDELHLSKLLLHIIDTACPMDSEEYRCVQKGIQQYESHVELIEDIEWIQHNCIIIYGDKSQIATSAKKILHEVQKMLKDALDCPECYYKKIGNEPLAFLNICKIPHPLVWAKVKGYSYWPAKNPIM comes from the exons ATgctagaacaaaaaataaataacaatgaagTGACAAATAGAG ataagaaaagaaaaggcaAAACTCCAGTGGAATCTGAAAAAGAaccaaaaagaattaaaaagacgAACAGCGATCACGAT AGTTACTGTTGGAAGTGCCACAATATCGTgacaaaaattgagaatttacCAGAAATAGAGTGTTCTACATGTCCCCGATCCTTTCATTCTTACTGTATAAAATCCACTAAGATAGATAAAGATAGGAGCTGTTACGTTTGCCAGCAACAATCTGATGTGAAAACAACATCAACCATTGATGATGAACTTCATCTCTCTAAGTTGCTTTTACACATCATAGATACTGCTTGTCCCATGGACAGCGAGGAATAt AGATGTGTTCAAAAAGGGATTCAACAGTATGAATCTCATGTAGAATTGATTGAAGACATAGAGTGGATACAGCACAACTGCATTATTATTTATGGAg ATAAATCTCAAATTGCTacaagtgcaaaaaaaatattgcatgaagtGCAAAAAATGTTGAAAGATGCTTTAGATTGCCCTGAATGTTACTATAAGAAGATAGGAAATGAGcctttagcatttttaaatatatgt AAAATACCACATCCCCTGGTATGGGCTAAAGTGAAAGGCTATTCATATTGGCCTGCTAag AATCCAATTATGTAA